A segment of the Pseudomonas serboccidentalis genome:
ATGCGCACGGCGTTCGTTTTCGTTTTCCAGGGCGACCAGACGACCAAGCTTGTCCCAGCGATACCGGACCGCATGCTCCAGCGCATCAACCCGTTCAGCAATCAATCCTGCGGCGGTGTAATTCCAGGTGGTGCAACGATCCAGGCCATCGACATGAGCCAGCAAACGGCCTTCCGCATCGCGCTCAAAACGCTCTTCGGTCTTGTCCGGGTGCTTGATCAACATCAGTTGCCCGGCGTTGTACGCGTACTCGGTGCTCTGACCGGCGGCATCTGTGAAGCAAACCATTTGCCCACGTTCGTTGTACTCCCAAGCACTGGTCTTGCCTGAGCAGTCGACGTACTCCACCAGTTGCCCGGAAGTATTGTAGGAAAGCTTTTTTTCGTTGCCGTTGGCGTCTTTGACGGCGACCAACAAGCTCGCCGGGCTGTAGGCGTATTCGGTCTTGTTGCCCAGGGGGTCGACACTCTCGACAAGATTGCCTTTATCGTCGTAAGCCCTCACCCACTGGCCGCCCTCGGCATCGCTGATCTTGATCAGTTGGTCGAGATCGTCGTAGGCATAGTGCACCACCGTGTCATCGGCACGAATGTGCTCGAGAAGATTGCTTCGCTCGTCGTAGCTGTAGCGTTCAGAACGCCCATCAGCACGAACGTGGCGAATGACGTTCTTGGCGTCATCGCGGAAGAACCAATCGGAGCGATCATCGGCGTGCCGGATGCGGTAGGTATAACCAAGGCTGTCAAAGTAGTGCCAGGTTTCGTGACCGAGCGCATCTGTGACATACACCAGACGAATGTTTTCATCCCATTCCAGACGCGTATCGAAACTGCCGTCATCAGCCCACTCGCGAACAGCCTTCGCGTCGGCGCCGTCGCCTTGCCACTGCAAATTCATACCCCGGCCAGTGCGGTCGGTGTAACGGGTGATCAGGTGGTGTTGATACTGATAACGCCAGGCAGCACCATTTTCATCCTGGGCCTGAACCAGATCGCCTGCCGAATCGTACACATAGGAACAAAGCTGACGCAGAGGTTCACCGTCACGAATCTCCCAGAGCCCGGTCAAACGCCCCTGTTCGTCAATCATCGTGCCGAGATGCAGATGCACCTTGCCCGGTTCACCTTCATACGTGATCAGGTCAGACAGTACTGTCCGGTCACCCTGCTGGTGCTCGTAATGCAACATGAGGCCGGCGCCGCTTCGCAACTCCACACCGACCAGCAAAAATTGTTGACCACGACGCACATAGGTTTCCTTGCGTTCGAAACCACGGCAGAGCAGCAACTTGTCGTCACTCACCCGAACAACGGTGAGATTTTCAATCGCATCGTAGTGAAACAGCCCGATTTCAGGCAGCGGATAGTCATGGCTACGCCCATCCGCATCATGGAACTGCAAGGCACCGTCGACGAGGTCGAAGCGTGTTGTGAATGACGTAATCCATCGTGCACCCAGATCGCCCTGGTCATAGGCCTGCAGGTCTGAGCTGTAGATGCGCGTCCACTCGATCGGGAATGGGCCGGTCAGGTTGAAATCCGTGTGAGCAATACTTTCGGAACCGACCGCAAAGCTGATGCTGTCGCAAGTACCAGGACACGTACCATTTTTTTCCGCATTGGGTTTCTTCTTCGCCGGGACTTCCGTTTTCCTGACTTCGGTTCTGCCCTCGCCCGCCCGGTGTTTGGCTTGGCTCGTACCCCCCACCTTCACGTGCCCCGCGACACCACGCCTGTTACGCAGATGCCAGGCTTTCACAGCCTTGGCCAATACGATCAAGAGCGCACCGATAGAAAACGGCATGTTCGGATCGCTGAGTTTTTTTAACTGGGTCCGTAACTCCGGCCCCATGGCAACCAGAATTTTTGTCTGATCGTGGACGAGTTTCTTGGCCTCCTTAGGCAACAAGTGCTTGGCAGCACTGTTCACTACGCCCTTCCCGGCCGCTTTATAGACATCGCAGGCAGCATCAAAAATATTGCTGATAGCTTTGCTGGGGTCATGCAGGAGTTGTCCTCCCACACCGTCCATTTTTTTCCCTGCTCGCTTGAGGTCAACACCCGAATCAAGATCAGCGTCTACGACCGCGTTCAACCCCGTGGCAATCTGCTTCAGGAACTCCTCACCCTTTTGCCCGGCTTTATCCAGTAAATCCGGCAAGGCGGATTGGGCCGTCTTAACGAAATGATCAATCTCGCCAACAATCGTCGCGTTCAGGTGACCGGCAATCACGTTGATCAACGCATCGCCCAAGAGAGCCTTGCCAGCGACCTTCATTTCCTGCCTGACCAGGTAAAGCGTCGGTCGCAGGCTCATGCGTGCGGCAGCCATATTCGCCGGCACAGGTATGACGCCAATAAGGTCGATGCCAAGACTGACCCAATCCAGCGGATCACGCTTTTGACTACGCGATAAAACGGCAATGTCATTCAATACATCGACCAGCGCCATGATGTTGCCGACTACGGGCAGGGCTCCGGCGAAATACTTGATCCGTTCAAGCGTTACATAACCACCACTGACTTCCTGCAGCCATGCATCGAACTTGGCAGCATCGCGTCCGACGTCCGCTACTTGAATCTGATTAAGCGGTACAACAGCGACCTGGGATTCTCGTTTTACCGCAGCAGTTTCAGTCGTCATGACAACATCCAACAGACCGGAGGTCTCTTCGGGTGGTTATTGAAGGTGCAGACCTCTGGCGACCAGGCGATACAACGCCCCTGATCGGAGATCCGGTTCCCTATCGAAATTCAGTGGCTCAGCTGACAACCGCCCCTTTCGGGCCGCTGGCAATGAGTGCCGCACCGCAGGCGGTTTTCATGCCGTCGAGCGCGATGGGCACGCCATCGACGGTGTAGGTGCTGCTGCCCTCGGCAATCGGGAAAATCCCCTTGCACAACGGGCAACTGACCTTGTGACCGAGCCCGGCAATCGGCTTGCCGTTGAGATCGGTCCGGGAGAACGCTTCGAGCACCTTGCCACCGTGAGTGGTGGAGTCGCCCAAGCGAATGGCGTCTTTCATGTTGTCACTCCTTTGACCTTGGCCTGTCTATTGGCACGGATGCACGATGCAGACATTCAAGCGCTGTTCAAACAATGCCCTTGATGCGAAATGCTTCCTTGAGCTGCACCTCTTCATCTTCCTCACCATCCTCAAGACATCTATAGGCACTGTCACCCAGCGCCGAAAGCATGGTCTGGTACAGGCTCAATGATTTGAAATTGACCTGAAGCCACAGAACGCTCTCGTTTTCATGGATCAATCGAGCGTCATAATCAGCGCTGCTGTTGAGCGACCGATCTTTCAAGTAGAGATCACCGGGCTGCACGCGAACACACGCGTCGCTGCCCTCTACTTCGCTCATTACCTTACTGGCAGAGGTGGTGTCGTCGAACACCAGTTTGTATTCGTAACTCATGATCCGTGTGGCCTGTTTCGAACCGTCGGTAGGTCGGCAGGATTGCGCATGCCGATGTGTGTTTTGTTTGGATCGGTGGATATTGATCCACGATCGTCCAGCTGATTTCCGGATGGATCTTCTTTATGGATATGCGCGTTATTGCCTGACTTGTAAGGGCAGGGATTCTGGTTCCCGTACTTATGAACCCTGACCTCGGACCCGTCGGGATGCTTCCACTTTTGATTGACACCATTGTCGTTGGTTTTTGTGAACCCGGCATTAGTCAATGTAGTGCCTGCGCGACGGGTGTTCGTGCCCTTCATGCGAGGCAGATCCGAAGATGCCGAGAGACCCAGCGGATCGACCCAACTCAATGGGTTAAGCACGTATTGATACAGGTTCAAACCACCTGCAAGGCCAATCGGATCCTTACTGATGAAACGGCCCGTTTCGGGTTCATAGTAGCGATAGCGGTTTAAATGCAGCCCAGTCTCATGATCATGATACTGACCCTGGAACCTTATCGGATTCTTGATCCCGTTCTGTCGCGCCCATTCTGAACGCTGCTCACTGGCAGCCCCCCAAACCTTGTACTGCGCACTCCAGGCAATCTGGCCCTGAGCATCCGTCAGTTCCTGCGGTGTGCCCAAGTGGTCACACTGGTACCAGGCCAACGCATCAAACGGTTTCGCGGTGGGTTCGTCATTCCAGACGGGGTCATTTTCCAGACTGTATTCACCGTTGAATTCGGTCACACCAGACAGACTTATCGGTGCATGACGCACCGCCTGCGCCAGGGGAACATAGGTTTGCGGTTCAAAGACATAGTGAACCGTTCGACCGGGTGTGCCATCCAATTCATCCGGACTGCTCTCCCAGGCCAAATTATCACCGTCCCAGCCATAGAGGGTGAAACCGCAACCATGTTCACGCTGTACGCGACTGTGTTCATTGCGATTCCACTGAGAGCCCGCCTCCGGACGGCGTTTGAAGTGCGCAACGGAGTTTTTGTACAGGCGTCTGCCCAGCGCGTCATAAGCAAAGTCCACCGCAAGGCGGTTGTCTTCGAAATGCACGAGGCGATCAAACAGATCCCATTTCATCTGGCTGCGATTGCCGCTTTTCCAGCGCTGAATCATGTTGCCGCGATCGTCATACTCGAAATGAGTGCCTGCGTACTCCAGCAACAAATTGTCGACCAGTTTGTCGCGCGGCGGGGTCAGGTCCAGCGGCCCACGCATTTCCATGGCTTTGTTCTCTAACAGATTGCCCGCTGGATCGAACGCGAATGTTTCCTCACCATGGCGAGTAAGCGCGCTGAGCAACCGCCCGACGGGGTCGTAGAGATAAGCGTGAGCACCACGACGCGAATCACTGATGCCAGACAGTTGGGTGGCCGCGTCATATTGATATTCACGTTTGAGCAGGGTCGCTTTGTCATCACGTCGACCGACCAACTGCTCCTGGAGGCGCCCCAACGGGTCCCACTTTTGCGTTTGCAGCAAAAAGTTGCCTTGATGCCGTGCCACCTCTCGATGCATGTCATCGCGTTCATAGCTGATCAGCTCGTGATCATCAAGCCGCATACCCAACAGATGACCGCTGCCATACGTAAGCCAGCTGACACGATGCCCGTCCGGACGGAGGGTGGAAACACGTTGATTCAACGCATCGTAGTCGTGTCGCCAGACAGCGACGGTTGGCTTTTCCAATGAAAGATAGTAATGGTGCTCGCGCTGAAGGTTACCGGCCAGATCATGAAAGAACTGCAGGCGACTGTCAGCGTTTTCGGCCAACACCATTTTGCCGTTACCATCGTAGGCGAACGCCTCACTCTGCACCTGGTCCCCAAGACTGGCTCGACGCCCCGTCACTCGCCCCATCGGGTCGAAGCTAAATGAAACTGCGCGTTCACCGTTGATGATGCGTGCCAGACGGCCGGTTTCAGGATCGTACTGATAGTAAGAAGTGTGACCATCTACTCCGGTTTCGGACAACAGGCGCCCAAGCGAGTCATAGCGAAATAGCGTGGAGCGACCATTCTCGTTTTCCACCTCGGTCAACCGACCCAACGTATCCCAGCTGTAACGCTGGATCTGTTCTGCTGCGTCGACTCGTTCAATCACCAACCCTGCGGCGTTGTAACGCCAGGTAATGCAATGGTCGAGGCCATCGGTATGTGCAAGCATCCGGCCTTCGGCGTCACGTTCGAAACGCTCTTCGGTCTTGTCGGGATGCCTGATCAGTACCAATTGACCTGCGCGGTATTCGTACTCTGTACTTTCGCCGCAGGCGTCCGTGAAACAAATCATCTGCCCACGTGAGTTGTATTCCCAGGCACTCGTCTTGCCAGAACAGTCGGTGTATTCGACCAGCTGCCCAAGGTCATTGTATTCAAGGGCTTTTCCGTTTCCGTTGGCGTCTTTGATGGCGACTGGTACACCCGCCGAGTTATAGGCGTACTCGGTCTTGTTCCCTAGCGGGTCGGTCGCCTCAACGAGATTGCCTTGATCGTCAAAGCCGTGTTGCCATTGTCCACCCTCGGCATCACTGATCTTGATCAACAGGTCTTGATCGTCATAGGCGAAATGCACTTCGGTGTTGTCGGCCCGGATGTGTTCGAGGAGATTGCCTCGCTCGTCGTAGCTGTAACGGTCTGTGCTGCCATTGGCATGCACGTGTCTGATCAGGTTTTTTGCGTCATCACGGAACAGCCACTCGGAACGTTCGTCGGGATGACGGATGCGGTAGGTGTAGCCAAGGATGTCGTAGTAATGCCATGTCTCGTTGCCGTGAGCATCGGTGACGTAGGTCAGGCGAATGTTTTCATCCCATTCAAGGCGCGTATCAAAGCTGCCGTCATCCGCCCATTCCCGAATGGCTTTGGCATCGGGTCCCTGGCCAAGCCACTCAATATTCATGCCCCGCTCGGTTCGATCCGTATAGCGGGTTATCAGATGTTGTTGATACTGATAATTCCAGACTGCGCCATTTTCGTCCTGAGCCAGGATGAGGTCACCCTGGGTGTCGTATTGATACGCACACAGTTGACGCTCCGGTTGACCTTCACGAATTTCCCAAAGCCCCGTAAGGCGCCCGTGGTCATCCATCATTGTGCCGATATGCGTGAGGACATTCGTCACGTCGCCCTGATAGGTCATCAGGTCGGATAACACAGGAATGGTCCCATGGTGATGCTCATAATGCAGTTTGATACCCGCACCGCTGCGCAGGACAACGCCACTCAATAGATAACGTTGTCCACTTCGAACATAGGTCTCCCGACGCTCGAAACCACGACAAATCAGTAACTCTGTTTCGTCAACTCGAACCAGTGTGATGTTTTCTATCGCGTCGTAATGAAACTGCCCGACTTTCGGTAGAGGGAAAGTGTGACTACGACCATCTATATCGTGGAACGCCAAGCCGTCGTCGACACAGTCGATTCGGGTTGTAAATTCAGTGACCCACCGAGCGCCCAATTCGCCCTGATCGTAAGTGCTGAGTCGTGAGTTATAGGTGCGCACCCACTCGATTGAAAAAGGACCTGGCAAGCGGAAGTCAACATGGCTGAGGCTTTCTGATCCCATAGCGAAGCTGATACTGTTTCCGGTACCTGACTTGACGCCGTTCTTGCACCTGTTGCAGTTTGCTGATGCGGGGGCCTGACGACTGCTGGCTTCAAGACGGCCTTCGCCAGCCTTGTGCTTGGCCTGGGTGGTAGCATTGGGCTTGACGCCTGCGCTTTGCCCGTGTCCGCGACGTTTGCGGAAACTGGTCACGGCGCCGCCCAATACTTGAATCAACCAACCGATTGAATGCCGAGTGCCAGGGTCAGCCAATTTGCCCAGCTGGCTACGCAACTCCGGACCCAGCGCTTTCAGCGAAGTGGTGTGTTTGAGCACCAACTGCCTGGCCTGCTCCGGTAGCAGGTTCTTCGCCGCGGTATTGGCTACGCCTTTCCCCGCCGCCTTATATGCACTGAATGCTGCACCAAAAATATTGCTGATCGCAGCTTTTGGATCATTGAGCAACTGGTCACCGGCGGCGCTCAACTTTTTCTTGGCTGCCTGAACATCCCCCTTGGCATTCAGGTTGCCATTGACCGTTGTCTCCAGACCTTTGGCGATTTCGGTAATTGCGCTCTGACCCAGTTCGCCCGCATCGTTGAGAATACCCGCCAGTTTTGGTTGGGCCTGCTTCACAAAGTCATCGATGGTGCCAACGATTGTGGCGTTCAAATGCCCGACCAACACCTCGATCATCGAATCACCCAACAGCACTTTGGCGCTATTGCGTAACTCCTGACGCACAAGAAACAGCGTCGGACGCAAACTCATACGAGCCGCCGCCATCGTCGGTGGAGCAGGCAGCACACCGATCAAGTTGATACCCAGACTGACCCAGTCGAGCACTTCTCGTTGTTTGCTTTTGGCGAGAGTCACAATGTCACCCAAGGCATCGACCAGGGCCATGATGTTGCCAATAACAGGCAAGGCACCCGCGACATTCTTGATGCGGTCCAAAGTCACCACACCGCCGCTTATCGATTGCAGCCATGCGTCAAACACCGCAGCGCCGCGCCCTACGTCCTGGAGGTCCAGCGTATTGAGTGGAACGATGGCAACCTGAGGCTCACGTTTCACAACAGCAGTTTCAGTCGTCATGACAGCATCTCACCCGCCAGCAGGCCCGGGGTTTTAATAGAAGTTTTTGGTAGGGCTGGAGCAGGAAGCGTTGGCAACTTGCCCGCCTTGCTCGCCGCCCCCAAAATCCCCGAAGCACTCGGCAGCGCCGCACTCGCCAGTTTCGGCAACCCGGCCGCCCCGCCCTGCACCGCCCCCTTCACCTGCTGCGCCGTTTGCATCGCGCCTTGGGCGGTCTGCATGGCGCCCATGCCGGTCTGGGCCAGTTCCTTGCCCTTTTCCAGCATGTCCCAGTTCTTGTTCGGCAGGACCTGCGCAACCATCGCCTGCACCTGGCTCGGTACGTCTTCAGCGCTTGGCGGTTTCAGTGGCCATTCCGGTTTGCCGATGTAGCTGCCTTCACTCCAGGTGTCCGCCGGGTCCTTGCCGAACAGCACGCGCGCAGGCCCCGGGGCGGCGCCGGCGACGCTGGCGAAACCCTTGGCGTCGAGCTTGCCCTTGATGCTTTTGCCCAAGGCGTCGATCACTTCGTAATCGCCTTCCTTGATGCCCTGACGCCCGGCGTATTGGTTGAACAACTCCAGATTGCCCTTGCCCGGTTTCGGCGGTTCCGGGAACACGCCGGCCAGACTTTTCGCACCGGTGTAGGCGAAGTTCGCTGCGTGCGCGGTGTACGGGCCGCTGGTGGCGTGGGTGATGCCGCCGGCGTTGTAGGTGGTGGCGCTGCCGCCGCCCTGGATCACCAGTTCGGTTTTCGCGGTGATGGTGATGCGGTCGGCGTTGGCAGTGATGTTGAGTTTGGCCAGCAGGTTGATGCTGTCCTTCAGCGCACGCACGTCGATGTCGCCGGACGCGGCTACCAGACGCCAACCCATGCTTTGCACGAACAGGCGCATGCCGCGACTGGCACTGGCGAGCAGGCGTTTGCCGATGGAAAAACTGGTGTGCCCGGTGCTGCTCAGCGCCAGGTGTTCGCCGGTGGCGATGTGGCTGGAGCGCGGTGTGGTCAGGGCTATGCCGGCAGGGCTGGCGAGCACCAGATGCGGCTCGGTGAATTCCGGAAATTCGTTGGCAGTCATGTTCGCCGGGCCAGAGCCGAGCACACCTTGATGCTGCGCGTGCAGAGCCTTGGCGACGTCGTCCTGATCACCGGCCTCCTGCGCTTGTAGCTCTTTGGCCTGGGTGGCGAAACCGTCCTGCTGATCGCTCGCGGTGGCGAGACGTTCAGCGGTTTCCGGCAGGTCCTTGTGGTGCTTCGATTCGTTCGGACGCGGCTCGGTGGTGATCAGCAGGCCGGCGCCGGCCCGCACCGCGCCGTGGCGATCGGTTCTTAACTCAAAACCTTCACCGCGTGGCTGCCCGCCGCTCGGGCGCGGATGGGTCAGGTAGCCGAGGTTGATCGCACTGGCGCCGTGATCACTGCGCAGCGCGATGCTGATCTCGCTGGTGGTGTCGTCGATACGCAGTTCGTTGGCGCGGCTGCCCTTGTATTCCTTGCTTTTTACCGTGGCGAGGGTCTTGAAGTCCGGCAGCTTGTACGGCGGCAGATTCGCGCCGTGGTACAGGCAACCGGTGATCAAGGGCTGATCGGGATCGCCTTCGAGGAAGGTGATCAACACCTCCATGCCGAC
Coding sequences within it:
- a CDS encoding RHS repeat-associated core domain-containing protein, with the protein product MTTETAVVKREPQVAIVPLNTLDLQDVGRGAAVFDAWLQSISGGVVTLDRIKNVAGALPVIGNIMALVDALGDIVTLAKSKQREVLDWVSLGINLIGVLPAPPTMAAARMSLRPTLFLVRQELRNSAKVLLGDSMIEVLVGHLNATIVGTIDDFVKQAQPKLAGILNDAGELGQSAITEIAKGLETTVNGNLNAKGDVQAAKKKLSAAGDQLLNDPKAAISNIFGAAFSAYKAAGKGVANTAAKNLLPEQARQLVLKHTTSLKALGPELRSQLGKLADPGTRHSIGWLIQVLGGAVTSFRKRRGHGQSAGVKPNATTQAKHKAGEGRLEASSRQAPASANCNRCKNGVKSGTGNSISFAMGSESLSHVDFRLPGPFSIEWVRTYNSRLSTYDQGELGARWVTEFTTRIDCVDDGLAFHDIDGRSHTFPLPKVGQFHYDAIENITLVRVDETELLICRGFERRETYVRSGQRYLLSGVVLRSGAGIKLHYEHHHGTIPVLSDLMTYQGDVTNVLTHIGTMMDDHGRLTGLWEIREGQPERQLCAYQYDTQGDLILAQDENGAVWNYQYQQHLITRYTDRTERGMNIEWLGQGPDAKAIREWADDGSFDTRLEWDENIRLTYVTDAHGNETWHYYDILGYTYRIRHPDERSEWLFRDDAKNLIRHVHANGSTDRYSYDERGNLLEHIRADNTEVHFAYDDQDLLIKISDAEGGQWQHGFDDQGNLVEATDPLGNKTEYAYNSAGVPVAIKDANGNGKALEYNDLGQLVEYTDCSGKTSAWEYNSRGQMICFTDACGESTEYEYRAGQLVLIRHPDKTEERFERDAEGRMLAHTDGLDHCITWRYNAAGLVIERVDAAEQIQRYSWDTLGRLTEVENENGRSTLFRYDSLGRLLSETGVDGHTSYYQYDPETGRLARIINGERAVSFSFDPMGRVTGRRASLGDQVQSEAFAYDGNGKMVLAENADSRLQFFHDLAGNLQREHHYYLSLEKPTVAVWRHDYDALNQRVSTLRPDGHRVSWLTYGSGHLLGMRLDDHELISYERDDMHREVARHQGNFLLQTQKWDPLGRLQEQLVGRRDDKATLLKREYQYDAATQLSGISDSRRGAHAYLYDPVGRLLSALTRHGEETFAFDPAGNLLENKAMEMRGPLDLTPPRDKLVDNLLLEYAGTHFEYDDRGNMIQRWKSGNRSQMKWDLFDRLVHFEDNRLAVDFAYDALGRRLYKNSVAHFKRRPEAGSQWNRNEHSRVQREHGCGFTLYGWDGDNLAWESSPDELDGTPGRTVHYVFEPQTYVPLAQAVRHAPISLSGVTEFNGEYSLENDPVWNDEPTAKPFDALAWYQCDHLGTPQELTDAQGQIAWSAQYKVWGAASEQRSEWARQNGIKNPIRFQGQYHDHETGLHLNRYRYYEPETGRFISKDPIGLAGGLNLYQYVLNPLSWVDPLGLSASSDLPRMKGTNTRRAGTTLTNAGFTKTNDNGVNQKWKHPDGSEVRVHKYGNQNPCPYKSGNNAHIHKEDPSGNQLDDRGSISTDPNKTHIGMRNPADLPTVRNRPHGS
- a CDS encoding type VI secretion system tip protein VgrG; its protein translation is MFSPANQPHFNLTIDGADSDFQVLSFTGKEALNTPFEFELELVSEKASINLESLLHKLAFLQLSPSGTGIHGLIYSIAQGEAGKRLTRYKISLRPQLSYLAHRVNQRIFQQMTVQQIISKVLEEHGILASDYHFQLSAIYPERIYCVQYDESDLHFVQRLCEEEGIHYHFQHTSSGHKLMFGDDQTVFPKLAPVAYQQDSGLVADQPVVKRFGLRLATRTSRTTRRDYDFVKPKIELESDAKSSAQPDLEDYDYPGRFVDRERGKHLANRALERHRTDYRLAEGNSDQPILVSGHFLALTEHANPTWNDLWLLTEIFHEGKQPQVLEESVTSDTTDNKDDFHQGYRNRFNAIPWDVPYRPPLDHPKPKVLGTQSAVVCGPEGEEIYCDQYGRVKVQFFWDREGEHDDKTSCWMRVASNWAAETFGAINIPRVGMEVLITFLEGDPDQPLITGCLYHGANLPPYKLPDFKTLATVKSKEYKGSRANELRIDDTTSEISIALRSDHGASAINLGYLTHPRPSGGQPRGEGFELRTDRHGAVRAGAGLLITTEPRPNESKHHKDLPETAERLATASDQQDGFATQAKELQAQEAGDQDDVAKALHAQHQGVLGSGPANMTANEFPEFTEPHLVLASPAGIALTTPRSSHIATGEHLALSSTGHTSFSIGKRLLASASRGMRLFVQSMGWRLVAASGDIDVRALKDSINLLAKLNITANADRITITAKTELVIQGGGSATTYNAGGITHATSGPYTAHAANFAYTGAKSLAGVFPEPPKPGKGNLELFNQYAGRQGIKEGDYEVIDALGKSIKGKLDAKGFASVAGAAPGPARVLFGKDPADTWSEGSYIGKPEWPLKPPSAEDVPSQVQAMVAQVLPNKNWDMLEKGKELAQTGMGAMQTAQGAMQTAQQVKGAVQGGAAGLPKLASAALPSASGILGAASKAGKLPTLPAPALPKTSIKTPGLLAGEMLS
- a CDS encoding RHS repeat-associated core domain-containing protein, translating into MTTETAAVKRESQVAVVPLNQIQVADVGRDAAKFDAWLQEVSGGYVTLERIKYFAGALPVVGNIMALVDVLNDIAVLSRSQKRDPLDWVSLGIDLIGVIPVPANMAAARMSLRPTLYLVRQEMKVAGKALLGDALINVIAGHLNATIVGEIDHFVKTAQSALPDLLDKAGQKGEEFLKQIATGLNAVVDADLDSGVDLKRAGKKMDGVGGQLLHDPSKAISNIFDAACDVYKAAGKGVVNSAAKHLLPKEAKKLVHDQTKILVAMGPELRTQLKKLSDPNMPFSIGALLIVLAKAVKAWHLRNRRGVAGHVKVGGTSQAKHRAGEGRTEVRKTEVPAKKKPNAEKNGTCPGTCDSISFAVGSESIAHTDFNLTGPFPIEWTRIYSSDLQAYDQGDLGARWITSFTTRFDLVDGALQFHDADGRSHDYPLPEIGLFHYDAIENLTVVRVSDDKLLLCRGFERKETYVRRGQQFLLVGVELRSGAGLMLHYEHQQGDRTVLSDLITYEGEPGKVHLHLGTMIDEQGRLTGLWEIRDGEPLRQLCSYVYDSAGDLVQAQDENGAAWRYQYQHHLITRYTDRTGRGMNLQWQGDGADAKAVREWADDGSFDTRLEWDENIRLVYVTDALGHETWHYFDSLGYTYRIRHADDRSDWFFRDDAKNVIRHVRADGRSERYSYDERSNLLEHIRADDTVVHYAYDDLDQLIKISDAEGGQWVRAYDDKGNLVESVDPLGNKTEYAYSPASLLVAVKDANGNEKKLSYNTSGQLVEYVDCSGKTSAWEYNERGQMVCFTDAAGQSTEYAYNAGQLMLIKHPDKTEERFERDAEGRLLAHVDGLDRCTTWNYTAAGLIAERVDALEHAVRYRWDKLGRLVALENENERRAHFTYDPIGRLLDETGFDGRSTRYVYEPESGRLASMYNGERCIELRYDPMNRVIERRATLGDQQQSETFAYDGNGHLIFASNTDSRLQWFHDLAGNLVREHQHYLQLERPKVAVWQHEYDVLNQRVATIRPDGHRVSWLTYGSGHLLGMRLDDHELIGYERDDLHREVARHQGNHLLQTQKWDPAGRLLEQLLGRSDDKSVLLKRDYKYDAAGQLTDINDSRRGPLSYRYDPVGRLIGAVSRLGVETFAFDPAGNLLDDTAFEIIRPLDQSAPRSKLLDNLLREYAGTHYEYDARGNLIKRWQNGRHSQMQWDLFDRLVRFEDDRLVVDYAYDPLGRRLHKNSSAHYKQRPEAGSLWNRNEHARKQRELGCGFTLFGWDGDHLAWESSPVQHDGDTGRTVHYVFEPATFAPVAQALSHRPISLANQPTYDDAYAQEEDPLWNHKPIAQAFDAIAWYQCDHLGTPQELTDQQGEVAWSAQYKAWGSAIEHHSPSAHQQGLTNPIRFMGQYHDHETGLHYNRHRYYDPEVGRFISRDPISYAGGINFYQYAVSPTQWVDPNGLCSTALNRALGGTTHDKMQAHHLIPEEVWGRQASFFSDIGMGADRDKKANGLLMPDSADKAKQTKRVFYHCGSHGKVYSPMVNNMVTTVRSKYEAGVIDEAQARAQISAIQTRLRASLSVRGTRQRRLR
- a CDS encoding PAAR domain-containing protein, with translation MKDAIRLGDSTTHGGKVLEAFSRTDLNGKPIAGLGHKVSCPLCKGIFPIAEGSSTYTVDGVPIALDGMKTACGAALIASGPKGAVVS